A single Chthonomonadales bacterium DNA region contains:
- a CDS encoding ThuA domain-containing protein, whose amino-acid sequence MADAERPIRTAVLTGWHPFDVPAFQDLLESMPGIRAYPQDLTNWAFDADGARERYDVHLFYNMHPTLPPDDWPGGAQARPALEALERSRGGIVLLHHAILAWPDWPYWGQLAGIGDRRFGYHMAQRFRVRIADPEHPITRGLADFDLADETYTMAEAGPDCHVVLATDHPLSMRTLAWTRRQGEARVFCLQPGHDADAWRNPMFRTVLARGIRWAARAL is encoded by the coding sequence ATGGCAGACGCCGAGAGGCCGATTCGGACGGCCGTGCTGACGGGATGGCATCCGTTCGACGTGCCGGCGTTCCAGGACCTGCTTGAAAGCATGCCCGGCATTCGCGCCTACCCGCAGGACCTGACGAACTGGGCCTTCGACGCCGACGGCGCACGCGAGCGCTACGACGTGCACCTGTTCTACAACATGCACCCGACCCTGCCGCCCGACGACTGGCCCGGCGGCGCGCAGGCCCGCCCGGCGCTGGAGGCGTTGGAGCGGTCGCGCGGCGGCATCGTGCTGCTCCACCACGCGATCCTGGCGTGGCCAGACTGGCCGTACTGGGGCCAGCTTGCTGGCATCGGGGACCGAAGGTTCGGCTATCACATGGCCCAGCGGTTCCGCGTGCGCATTGCCGACCCCGAGCACCCGATCACGCGCGGCCTGGCCGACTTCGACCTCGCGGACGAGACCTACACCATGGCCGAAGCCGGCCCGGACTGCCATGTGGTTCTGGCTACGGACCATCCTCTGAGCATGCGAACGCTGGCGTGGACGCGGCGCCAGGGCGAGGCGCGCGTGTTCTGCCTGCAACCCGGGCACGACGCCGACGCCTGGCGCAACCCCATGTTCCGTACCGTGCTGGCGCGCGGGATCCGCTGGGCCGCGCGAGCCCTCTAA